ATTAAGAAAATGCAAAACTTTCATTTAAAAAAGATATTATTGAGATCACCGATGCTATCTGAAATAGAAGAAGTTGTTAAATATGCTGATATCTCATTAAATTCAGAGGTTACTGTAATGAAAGCCCTTTCCACTGAAGCAACAAAAATTAATAAGGTTCATGGTATAATATTGATGATTGATTTAGGTGATCTTAGGGAAGGCATTTATTATAGTGATGAGGTAATTTCAGCGATTGAAAAAATTAAAGATTTAAAAGGAATTGAGATATTAGGTTTAGGTACAAACCTTACATGCTTTGGTGGTGTAATCCCTGATAAAAATAATATAGGCAAGTTGGTTAATATAAGTGATTTTATTGAAGGAAGGTTCAATCTAAACCTCCAAATTATTTCTGGTGGAAACTCTAGTTCAATTTATCTTTTGGGAGATGATATGTTAAATAAGACTAACAATTTAAGACTAGGTGAATCTATCATATGTGGAAGAGAAACTGCATATGGAAATAGAATAGAAGAAACTTATGATGATGCTTTTATTCTTGAGGCAGAGATCATAGAAAATAGAGAAAAGCCATCAGTACCAACTGGAACAATTGGCATGGATGCATTCGGTAACATTCCCAATTTTGAAGATAAAGGGATTAGAAAAAGAGCTATATTGGCAGTAGGGAAACAGGATATCGATGACTCGGGTATCATTCCTCTAGATGAAAAGGTAATTATTCTTGGGGCTAGCTCCGACCATTTAATAATAGACATAACAGATTGTGATACTGAATATGAAATTGGTGATATTATAAAATTCAAATTAACATATGGCAGTATATTAAAAGCAATGACAAGTTCATATGTTAATAAAAAAATTTTATAGATTTATTGCCAAAAGTTGCCCCAATAGGGGCTTTTTTTATTATGAATAGGAAGGTTCAACTTTTCTAATTATTAATATAGAACTTTCTTTAGAAGCTTTTCTTATAGCTATTCAGGAATGTTTACTGATGGAAGGTATTTTGCTATAGTATAAAAAAGGAAGGTGAAAAATAATGACTTATCCTAGAATCATAATTGATACTAAGAAAATACGACATAATGTAAAGACAGTTGTAAGGATAGCAAATGAAAATGGTATGAATGTAGCAGGTGTAACAAAGGGATTTTGTGCACATAAAGACATTGTAAGGATGTTTGTGCAAGGAGGAGTAATGTATTTAACTGACGCGCGAATAATCAATCTAAAGAAGTTAGAAGAATTTAATATTCCAAAGCTCTTATCAAGATTACCTATGCTATCAGAAGTACAAGATGTTGTGAGGTATTCAGATTATTCATTAAACTCAGAATTAATTACTATGCAAGCTTTATCTTATGAGGCTCTGAGGTTAAATAAAATTCATGGGGTCATTATAATGGTAGATTTAGGGGACCTGCGAGAGGGGTATTTTAAAGAAGAGGAAATCTATGAAGTTATTAAGAAGATAAATAACTTAGAAGGAATAAAGTTAGCGGGAATTGGTACTAATCTTACTTGTTATGGAGGACTTATTCCAAATAAAAAGCTCTTAAATAGGCTGATTAGCATCGGAGAAAAAATTGAAGATATGTTCGATATGAAATTAGAGATAATTTCAGGTGGTAATTCAAGCACTATTCATTTATTAAAGACTGATAAATTAGAAGGTATAAATAATTTAAGATTAGGGGAGTCCATAATGTGTGGTACTGAGTCAGCATATGGAGAATTGATTCCAGAAACATATAATGATGCATTTACTTTAGAAGCTGAGATAATAGAAATTAAAGACAAGCCTTCAGTTCCTGACGGTGAAATAGGTAAAGATTCATTTGGGAAAACACCCTCTTTTATTGACAGAGGGATACGAAAAAGAATAATTTGTGCAATAGGAAAGCAAGATACAGATTTTGAGACTATAGACCCCATTGATAAAGGCTTAATCGTTCTAGGAGGCAGTTCCGATCATTTAATTTTAGATGGAAGCGATAGCCCAATAGATTATAAAATTGGAGACATAATAAAATTCAATATGCACTATGTTAGTATATTAAGAGCGATGACATCTGAATATGTAGACAAGTTGATTATATAAAAAGTTGCAAATTAGTTTAATAAGTTAGTTTAATAAGGAGGTTAAAATGAGCCAATCAAGTGAAATGATAAGAAAGCAATTAGAGCATAGAACTATTAGAGAATTTAAGGATGAACCTATACACGAGGACATTTTCTTAGAGTTAATGGAAGTAGCTAGACGTACAGCTACATCTACAGGAATGCAAGCCTTTTCGGTTATAAGAATAACTGATGAAAGAATCAGAAAAGAAATTGCTTCCATCTGCAATCAGGAGTATGTTGCAAGAACACCTGAATTATTAATTTTTGTAGCTGACCAATTTAGAAACTGGAAAATAGCAAAAGAAAAAGGATGTTTTGAAAAAAGCGCAAAAGATATGGATAGATTTTTTTCTGCATATACGGATGCTTGTATTGCTGCACAAAATGTAGTCAATGCTGCAGAATCCATTGGATTAGGTACTGTTTATTTAGGAAGTATTCTTAATGACTCTGAAAAAATATGTGAGTTGTTGAAGTTACCAGAATTAACATTTCCGGTAATAGGTCTTGGTATCGGATATCCAAATCAAAATCCTCAACTAAAACCCAGGATGAATATGAAACTAAGAGTTTTTGAAAATGAATATAACAAGTTTGATAACTATCTTGACATGATAAGTGATTATGATGAAGAAATGAGAACTTATTATGACCTTAGAAATTCAACTAGAAGAGTAGATTCCTTTAGTGACCAAGTAGTAACAAGACTAAAGAATGTTATACCTAAACGTCAAGATATGATCAATGTAATTGAGAAACAGGGTTTTGACTTAAAACAGAATAAATAATCATGCTTTTATACTTAGGGAACGGATAGAAGTATGATATAATATCTCTATCAGAATTGAAGGTGATAAAATGGATTTGTTTACAATGTCAATGGAAGAAAAGTTAAAGAAGAATGCACCTTTAGCAGATAGGATGAGACCCCAATCAATAAAGGAGTTTGTTGGTCAGAAGCACTTATTGGGAGAAGGTAAGTTTTTATATAGGTCAATTAAAGCTGACCGTATAACTTCCATGATTCTTTTTGGTCCTCCTGGTATAGGGAAGACGACACTAGCAATGATTATTGCTAATAGTACCAATATGCGATTTGAAAAGTTGTCAGCAGTAACCTCTGGTGTAAAGGATATTAGAGAGGTTATGGATAAAGCGGAGGAGAATTTAAAACTCTATAACAAGAGAACAATACTTTTTATTGACGAAATTCATAGGTTTAACAAAGCTCAGCAAGATGCTTTATTGCCATTTGTTGAAAGGGGAATTATTATTCTTATTGGAGCTACTACAGAGAATCCATACTTTGAGGTAAATAAAGCTCTATTATCTAGAGCTATGGTATTAGTACTGGAATCTTTAAGTAGAAGTGATTTAATGGAATTAATAGATCATGCCTTGTCAGATAAAGAACGTGGGTTAGGCAAATACAATATTAATTTAACTCCTGAAGCTGTAGATTATTTAATTACTGTTTCAGAAGGTGATGGAAGAGCTCTATTAAACTCCTTAGAAATAGGGGTTTTATCGACACCACCGAATGATAAGGGGATAATAGAGCTGGATTTGGACAAAATAAAAGAATCTATTCAAATCAAATCTGCTAGATATGATAAAGGTGGAGAGGAGCATTATGATACCATATCAGCTTTTATTAAAAGTATGAGAGGCTCTGATCCAGATGCAGCAATTTATTGGCTTGCAAAGATGATTAATGCAGGGGAAGATCCTAAATTTATAGCTAGAAGGATAATTATTGCAGCGTCAGAAGATGTAGGGAATGCAGATCCAAATGCTTTGCAAGTTGCCATATCTGCATTTAATGGGGTAAATGCAATTGGAATGCCGGAAGGCCGTATTCTTTTAGCTCAAGCAGCAATATATGTAGCAACTGCTCCAAAGAGTAATAAGTCATATATGGCGATTAATAAGGCTTTAGATGATATAAGAAATCGTGAAATAGGAAAAGTACCTACCCATTTAAGAAGCACAGGTTATTCTGGCGCTGCCAAACTCGGAAATGGGAAGGGATATAAATATCCACATGATTATATTAAAAATTACGTGGTACAAGACTATTTACCTGAAGAATTTAGAGGTATTAAATACTATGAACCAACAGATAATGGATATGAAAAGGTTATAAAAGAAAGATTAAGTAATTTAATTGACAAAGATAGGTAAACTATTTATAATGAGGTTAAACCTCATTTCAGCTGTGTGATGAAATTGCTATGCAATTTCTTCTGATGCTTAAATGAACTTAAGTTCATTGCGGTCTATATGATGAAATAATGATAAAACGATGATGGGAAGAGTAAGTATAAGAACTGGTTAAAGGGAGCCGATGGCAGTGAGACTTCGGTACTAAGCTTATATGGAAGAACATCCCAAAGTTTCTAACCGAAAGGATGACGAGTAGGCTTAGACGATTAGTCTGCGTTAAAGGCTATTAAGTGGCATTTGCAATTAGGGTGGTACCGCGGAATATACCTTTCGTCCTTGTTCTAGGATGGAAGGTTTTTTGTATAGTAATTTATATAATTTTGGAGGAGATATTATGAAGCCGAGTATTAGAGATATTTTCAAAGAAAGTGAAAAATACCTAAACAATGAAATTACTGTGGAAGGCTGGATTAGAACATCTAGATCTTCAAAGACATTTGGATTTATAGAGTTAAATGATGGAACGTTCTTTAAAAATTTGCAAATAGTTTATGAAGATACTTTAAGTAATTTTAAAGAAATTGAGAAATTGGCAATTAGTTCTGCAATAAAAGTTAAAGGGGTTTTAGTTCCAACTCCTACGGCTAAGCAACCATTTGAAGTAAAGGCTAACGAAATAACAATAGAAGGTCTTTCCGCCTCTGATTACCCATTACAAAAGAAAAGACATACAATGGAATATTTGAGGACAATTGCTCACTTAAGACCTAGGACAAATACCTATAGTGCTGTATTTAGAGTTCGTTCACTAACTGCATATGCAATTCATAAGTTTTTCCAGGAAAGAGGATTTGTTTATGTTCATACTCCTATAATTACAGCCAGTGATGCAGAAGGCGCTGGAGAAATGTTTAGGGTTACAACATTGGATATGGACAATCCGCCAAGAACAGAAGAAGGAGATATTGACTTTAGTCAGGATTTCTTTTCAAAGAGTACAAATCTTACAGTAAGTGGTCAGTTAGAGGGTGAAGCTTATGCCTTAGCTTTTAAAAATATATATACTTTTGGACCTACTTTTAGAGCAGAAAATTCTAACACTGCTAGACATGCAGCAGAGTTTTGGATGATGGAACCAGAAATAGCATTTGCAGATTTAAGAGATAATATGAGATTAGCAGAGGATATGATGAAGTACGTAATATCCTATGTTATGGAAAATGCTAAGGAAGAAATGGAGTTCTTCAATAACTTTATAGACAAAGGACTTATTGAAAGACTAGAAAATGTTGTAAATTCGGAATTTGGAGTAATTACGTATACAGAAGCTGTAGAAATATTAAAAGAAGCGAAGGAAGACTTCCAGTACAAAGTAGAGTGGGGAGTAGATTTGCAAACAGAACATGAGAGGTATTTGACCGAAAAAGTATTCAAAAAACCTGTATTTGTTATAGATTATCCAAAGGAAATTAAAGCGTTTTATATGAGAGTGAATGAGGATAACAAGACTGTTGCAGCTATGGATTTACTTGTTCCTGGAATTGGTGAAATCATAGGTGGAAGTCAAAGAGAAGAAAGACTAGAAGTTTTAGAACAAAAAATAATTGATATCGGAATGGAACCAGAAGATTACTGGTGGTATCTGGAGTTAAGAAAATATGGTGGTACTAAACATGCGGGTTTTGGTCTAGGATTTGAAAGGGCTATTATGTATTTGACAGGAATATCAAATATCAGAGATGTTATTCCTTTCCCAAGGACTGTCAATTCAGCTGAGTTTTAACCAATATTTGACTTAATATTAGGAGGTTTAAAATGAGAGAATATATGCCAAATGAAATAGAACCCAAGTGGCAGAAAGTTTGGGAGGAAATGGAACCATTTAAAGCATCAAATGATAGTGATAAGCCTAAATTCTATGCATTAGTTGAATTCCCTTATCCATCTGGTGAAGGTTTACACGTAGGCCATCCTAGACCTTATACTGCACTTGATATAGTTTCAAGAAAGAGGAGATTGGAAGGTTATAATGTATTATTTCCAATGGGATGGGATGCTTTTGGATTGCCAACTGAAAACTATGCTATAAAGCATAAGATTCATCCAAGAATTGTAACTGAACGAAATGTAGCTAGATTCAAGCAGCAGCTTCAATCCATAGGATTTTCCTTTGATTGGTCAAGGGAAGTAAATACTACAGACCCTAATTATTATAAATGGACTCAATGGATATTCTTAAAGTTATTTGAAAAAGGTCTAGCTTATAAACAAGAGATGCCAATAAATTGGTGTACATCTTGTAAGGTAGGATTAGCCAACGAAGAAGTAGTTAATGGAAGTTGCGAGCGTTGTGGTGGAGAGGTAGTTAGAAAAGTTAAGAATCAGTGGATGCTAAAGATAACTGATTATGCGGAAAAACTAATTCAGGATTTAGAATTAGTTGATTATATTGAGAGAGTTAAGATTCAGCAAAAGAATTGGATAGGTAAATCAGAAGGCATGGAGGTAGATTTTAAGATAGCAGGTGGGGATGATGAATTAAAAGTCTTCACAACTAGACCTGATACCATTTTTGGTGCAACTTATATGGTTATAGCAGCAGAACATCCTATAATAGAAAAGTATAAAGATAGACTAGTAAACCTTGATGAAGTATTAGAATATAAGGAAGAAGTAGCTAAGAAATCTGATTTTGAGAGAACAGAGTTATCTAAGGATAAAACTGGTGTTGAACTTAAGGGGCTTAAGGCTATTAATCCTGCTACTAATAAGGAGATACCTATTTGGGTTTCTGATTATGTTCTTATAACATATGGTACTGGTGCAATAATGGCTGTACCTGGTCATGATGATAGAGACTGGGAATTTGCAAGAAAATTCAACTTACCAATAATAGAGGTTATCAAGGGTGGGAATGTTGAAGAAGAGGCTTATACTGATACTAATTCTGGAGAATTAGTTAACTCTGATTTTTTAAATGGTTTGGATGTTAAAGAAGCCATTGAAAAGATGTCAGGATATCTAGAAGACAAAGGAATAGGTACAAGAAAGGTAAATTACAAGTTAAGAGACTGG
The DNA window shown above is from Tissierella sp. Yu-01 and carries:
- the orr gene encoding ornithine racemase Orr, translated to MIFPRLLINTKKIKQNTETLVKLTKDHGIEVAGVTKAFCANNDVVQAMVDGGIKFLADSRIENIKKMQNFHLKKILLRSPMLSEIEEVVKYADISLNSEVTVMKALSTEATKINKVHGIILMIDLGDLREGIYYSDEVISAIEKIKDLKGIEILGLGTNLTCFGGVIPDKNNIGKLVNISDFIEGRFNLNLQIISGGNSSSIYLLGDDMLNKTNNLRLGESIICGRETAYGNRIEETYDDAFILEAEIIENREKPSVPTGTIGMDAFGNIPNFEDKGIRKRAILAVGKQDIDDSGIIPLDEKVIILGASSDHLIIDITDCDTEYEIGDIIKFKLTYGSILKAMTSSYVNKKIL
- the orr gene encoding ornithine racemase Orr, whose amino-acid sequence is MTYPRIIIDTKKIRHNVKTVVRIANENGMNVAGVTKGFCAHKDIVRMFVQGGVMYLTDARIINLKKLEEFNIPKLLSRLPMLSEVQDVVRYSDYSLNSELITMQALSYEALRLNKIHGVIIMVDLGDLREGYFKEEEIYEVIKKINNLEGIKLAGIGTNLTCYGGLIPNKKLLNRLISIGEKIEDMFDMKLEIISGGNSSTIHLLKTDKLEGINNLRLGESIMCGTESAYGELIPETYNDAFTLEAEIIEIKDKPSVPDGEIGKDSFGKTPSFIDRGIRKRIICAIGKQDTDFETIDPIDKGLIVLGGSSDHLILDGSDSPIDYKIGDIIKFNMHYVSILRAMTSEYVDKLII
- a CDS encoding NADPH-dependent oxidoreductase is translated as MSQSSEMIRKQLEHRTIREFKDEPIHEDIFLELMEVARRTATSTGMQAFSVIRITDERIRKEIASICNQEYVARTPELLIFVADQFRNWKIAKEKGCFEKSAKDMDRFFSAYTDACIAAQNVVNAAESIGLGTVYLGSILNDSEKICELLKLPELTFPVIGLGIGYPNQNPQLKPRMNMKLRVFENEYNKFDNYLDMISDYDEEMRTYYDLRNSTRRVDSFSDQVVTRLKNVIPKRQDMINVIEKQGFDLKQNK
- a CDS encoding replication-associated recombination protein A yields the protein MDLFTMSMEEKLKKNAPLADRMRPQSIKEFVGQKHLLGEGKFLYRSIKADRITSMILFGPPGIGKTTLAMIIANSTNMRFEKLSAVTSGVKDIREVMDKAEENLKLYNKRTILFIDEIHRFNKAQQDALLPFVERGIIILIGATTENPYFEVNKALLSRAMVLVLESLSRSDLMELIDHALSDKERGLGKYNINLTPEAVDYLITVSEGDGRALLNSLEIGVLSTPPNDKGIIELDLDKIKESIQIKSARYDKGGEEHYDTISAFIKSMRGSDPDAAIYWLAKMINAGEDPKFIARRIIIAASEDVGNADPNALQVAISAFNGVNAIGMPEGRILLAQAAIYVATAPKSNKSYMAINKALDDIRNREIGKVPTHLRSTGYSGAAKLGNGKGYKYPHDYIKNYVVQDYLPEEFRGIKYYEPTDNGYEKVIKERLSNLIDKDR
- the asnS gene encoding asparagine--tRNA ligase — its product is MKPSIRDIFKESEKYLNNEITVEGWIRTSRSSKTFGFIELNDGTFFKNLQIVYEDTLSNFKEIEKLAISSAIKVKGVLVPTPTAKQPFEVKANEITIEGLSASDYPLQKKRHTMEYLRTIAHLRPRTNTYSAVFRVRSLTAYAIHKFFQERGFVYVHTPIITASDAEGAGEMFRVTTLDMDNPPRTEEGDIDFSQDFFSKSTNLTVSGQLEGEAYALAFKNIYTFGPTFRAENSNTARHAAEFWMMEPEIAFADLRDNMRLAEDMMKYVISYVMENAKEEMEFFNNFIDKGLIERLENVVNSEFGVITYTEAVEILKEAKEDFQYKVEWGVDLQTEHERYLTEKVFKKPVFVIDYPKEIKAFYMRVNEDNKTVAAMDLLVPGIGEIIGGSQREERLEVLEQKIIDIGMEPEDYWWYLELRKYGGTKHAGFGLGFERAIMYLTGISNIRDVIPFPRTVNSAEF
- the leuS gene encoding leucine--tRNA ligase; the encoded protein is MREYMPNEIEPKWQKVWEEMEPFKASNDSDKPKFYALVEFPYPSGEGLHVGHPRPYTALDIVSRKRRLEGYNVLFPMGWDAFGLPTENYAIKHKIHPRIVTERNVARFKQQLQSIGFSFDWSREVNTTDPNYYKWTQWIFLKLFEKGLAYKQEMPINWCTSCKVGLANEEVVNGSCERCGGEVVRKVKNQWMLKITDYAEKLIQDLELVDYIERVKIQQKNWIGKSEGMEVDFKIAGGDDELKVFTTRPDTIFGATYMVIAAEHPIIEKYKDRLVNLDEVLEYKEEVAKKSDFERTELSKDKTGVELKGLKAINPATNKEIPIWVSDYVLITYGTGAIMAVPGHDDRDWEFARKFNLPIIEVIKGGNVEEEAYTDTNSGELVNSDFLNGLDVKEAIEKMSGYLEDKGIGTRKVNYKLRDWVFSRQRYWGEPIPLVHCDKCGWVPVSEDELPLMLPDVDNYEPTANGESPLANIHEWVHTTCPKCGGEAHRETDTMPQWAGSSWYFLRYIDPHNNDELASKEALEYWLPIDWYNGGMEHTTLHLLYSRFWHKFLYDEGIVPCPEPYAKRTSHGMILGDNNEKMSKSRGNVVNPDDIVRDYGADTLRTYEMFIGDFEKSVPWSENGVKGCRRFLERVWRLQDIVVDGDEYTKDLESNIHKTIKKVSDDFESLKFNTGIAALMSLLNDYNSHGSITKKDFETLLILLNPVAPHITEELWNVIGLEGNLFDATWPKYDEEKTKDQVIEMPIQINGKVRGKVMVNISDTQDMVREKALADEGVAKFTEGKSIIKEIFVMGKIYNIVVK